One window from the genome of Salvia miltiorrhiza cultivar Shanhuang (shh) chromosome 7, IMPLAD_Smil_shh, whole genome shotgun sequence encodes:
- the LOC130992111 gene encoding uncharacterized protein LOC130992111, whose amino-acid sequence MMNIKSGFMRFNARKYSLRSYFIGRCLSSAPRAIAHKNCGHLIERYLSSSLLSIGISSDRRCTSLDSRSNTSQRRRYQLRFYSSEADVQNAGGDKENKTEETRPSQFSRQGEIIRDEYLRKIVPWEKIPVSFDNFPYYIDDKTKCLLVECVASHLKQQKLRQYGSSLSHSSNRIQLQSIPGTDLYRERVVSAVARELQVPLLKLDSSVCRLTSEGFGNWRLKKGDRVKYVGKRSSIEEVNNRILSSGDRGEVHEVKGNKVAVIFNVCGLDRNEEFKDEKSTETTAKQALTWLDAKDVKHDVAQMHECFIAMELLYEVLESEQPIVVYFPDSFFSNVWEGSKSDRSTFVNKAQKLFGKLSGRVVLICGQNNSEAGSEVIKNFPDSLKKYITKLEEATVSDHRMNKLFNNVMLIKPPKVEGLDAFIKQMEEDRKTVASQRNLSLIHQVLEENRLLCTDLEQENTTDMVLTREEVEKIVSWATNHYLSSCPFPCVKEDLLHIPRESLKLAILRFKEEQQPSPSCRKMEEVAKDHERDLVSAVVSAADIGVKFDDVGALEHVKKTLYETVILPLKRPELFSHGNLGKPCKGVLLFGPPGTGKTLMAKALATEAGANFINVTTATLTNMWLGETERLVRALFSIARKLSPTIIFVDEVDSLLGNRDHSSVHTKSRLNEFMAAWDGLISKDSERILVMGATNRPFDLDDAVLRRMPRRIYVGLPDAENRCKILKILLSKENVEADFSVEQLAEATEGYSGDDLKNLCVAAAFRPVHELLQRETKGEKCDGGPALRPLNIDDYILSKSKVRPSNSSDASSIKQLEEWNNKYGEGESQAL is encoded by the exons ATGATGAACATAAAAAGTGGTTTTATGAGATTCAATGCAAGAAAATACTCTCTCAGAAGCTATTTCATTGGAAGATGTTTGAGCTCTGCACCAAGAGCAATAGCTCATAAAAACTGTGGCCACTTGATAGAGAGGTACCTGTCCAGTTCTCTGCTGTCAATAGGCATATCTTCTGATAGAAGGTGCACCAGCCTCGATTCGAGGTCGAACACAAGCCAGAGAAGAAGATATCAGCTGAGGTTTTACAGCTCCGAAGCTGATGTACAAAATGCAG GTGGCGATAAAGAGAATAAGACTGAAGAAACGAGGCCATCTCAATTTTCAAGGCAAGGAGAAATAATTAGGGATGAGTACTTGAGGAAGATTGTTCCATGGGAGAAAATACCTGTCTCATTTGACAATTTTCCTTATTACATTGA TGATAAAACTAAATGTCTCCTCGTGGAATGCGTGGCCTCACATTTGAAACAGCAGAAACTCAGACAATATGGAAGTAGCTTGTCACATTCAAGTAACAGAATTCAGCTTCAGAGTATTCCAG GTACGGATCTGTACCGAGAGAGAGTGGTGAGTGCAGTGGCTCGGGAGTTGCAGGTTCCACTATTGAAGCTTGATAGCAGTGTATGCCGGCTTACAAGTGAAGGTTTTGGAAATTGGCGGCTTAAGAAAG GGGACAGAGTTAAGTACGTCGGAAAAAGAAGTTCCATTGAAGAAGTGAACAACAG GATATTGTCTTCTGGTGATCGAGGGGAGGTGCACGAAGTAAAAGGCAACAAAGTAGCAGTAATCTTCAATGTTTGCGGTCTGGATAGAAACGAAGAATTCAAGGATGAGAAAAGCACAGAAACAACAGCAAAACAAGCACTAACTTGGCTTGATG CAAAAGATGTCAAACATGATGTTGCTCAAATGCATGAGTGCTTCATTGCTATGGAATTGCTATATGAG GTGTTAGAGTCTGAGCAACCAATTGTTGTCTATTTTCCggattctttcttttcaaatgtATGGGAAGGTTCAAAGTCAGATCGTTCCACATTTGTAAATAAAGCGCAAAAGTTGTTTGGAAAATTATCAGGTCGCGTGGTTTTGATCTGCGGGCAAAACAACAGCGAAGCTGGATCAGAAGTTATCAAGAATTTC CCTGATTCTTTGAAGAAATATATTACGAAGTTAGAGGAAGCTACAGTTTCAGATCATCGAATGAACAAGCTATTCAATAATGTCATGCTCATAAAACCACCAAAG GTTGAAGGTTTGGATGCGTTTATCAAACAGATGGAAGAAGACAGGAAAACTGTGGCATCACAACGCAACTTAAGTTTAATCCATCAG GTGCTCGAGGAGAACAGGCTATTATGCACGGACTTGGAGCAAGAAAACACCACAGATATGGTGTTGACAAGAGAAG AAGTAGAGAAGATTGTTTCTTGGGCTACAAACCATTACCTATCATCATGCCCCTTTCCTTGTGTTAAGGAGGATTTATTGCATATCCCTCGTGAGAG CCTTAAACTTGCGATTTTGAGGTTTAAAGAAGAGCAACAACCATCCCCATCTTGTAGGAAGATGGAG GAAGTTGCAAAAGACCATGAGAGAGATCTTGTTTCAGCAGTAGTTAGTGCAGCTGATATTGGTGTCAAGTTTGATGATGTTGGCGCCCTCGAACATGTGAAGAAAACACTATATGAAACTGTGATTCTCCCATTGAAGAGGCCTGAGCTTTTCTCCCATGGAAATCTGGGAAAG CCTTGCAAAGGAGTACTGCTTTTCGGGCCTCCTGGGACGGGAAAGACACTAATGGCAAAGGCTCTTGCGACCGAAGCAGGGGCTAATTTCATCAATGTTACCACTGCAACTCTAACTAATATG TGGCTGGGAGAGACCGAAAGGCTTGTGAGGGCACTCTTCTCCATTGCCAGAAAGCTGAGTCCTACAATAATATTTGTGGATGAG GTTGACAGTTTGCTCGGAAATCGTGACCATAGTAGTGTGCATACTAAGAGTAGATTGAATGAGTTTATGGCAGCTTGGGACGGTTTGATCTCGAAAGACAGTGAGAGAATTCTAGTGATGGGAGCCACAAATAGGCCATTTgatttagatgatgctgttcTTCGCCGCATGCCAAGAAG GATTTATGTGGGGTTACCAGATGCAGAGAATCGTTGCAAGATACTCAAGATTCTTCTAAGTAAAGAAAATGTAGAAGCAGATTTCAGTGTGGAGCAACTTGCAGAGGCCACTGAAGGTTACTCAGGGGATGATCTAAAG AACCTCTGCGTTGCTGCAGCATTTAGACCTGTCCATGAATTACTCCAACGAGAAACCAAGG GTGAGAAGTGTGATGGAGGTCCAGCACTTAGACCACTCAACATAGACGACTATATTCTTTCAAAATCCAAG GTGAGACCATCAAATTCGTCCGATGCAAGTAGCATTAAGCAGCTGGAAGAATGGAACAACAAATATGGTGAAGGAGAAAGCCAAGCcctttga